The following coding sequences lie in one Alicyclobacillus curvatus genomic window:
- a CDS encoding spore coat protein, producing the protein MSTDPGPESIPNLGEPLDIAAFSNMIEFANQSAALEYLLTVKSAVRNTAVALTECTNADVRTLVRSQLFQALDMHAKVSDLMIRKGWFHPRNLGEQFGIDIQSAEMTVNIARLPLFKDRSMVLDSFDTQS; encoded by the coding sequence ATGAGCACAGACCCTGGCCCTGAAAGCATCCCCAACTTAGGTGAACCTCTTGATATTGCGGCGTTCTCAAACATGATTGAGTTTGCGAATCAGTCTGCGGCGTTAGAGTATCTCTTGACCGTCAAGAGTGCCGTAAGAAATACGGCGGTTGCCTTGACTGAATGTACGAATGCTGATGTACGGACGCTGGTTCGCAGCCAACTGTTTCAGGCTTTGGATATGCATGCGAAAGTGTCCGACCTGATGATTCGCAAAGGTTGGTTTCATCCCCGCAACCTCGGGGAGCAGTTTGGCATTGACATTCAGTCTGCAGAGATGACAGTGAACATTGCTCGCTTGCCGCTGTTCAAGGACAGAAGCATGGTTCTGGATTCGTTTGATACTCAAAGCTAG
- a CDS encoding glutathione-dependent formaldehyde dehydrogenase has product MKAVTYQGMKNVVVAEVPEPKIEKPDDMIIRVTTTAICGSDLHLIHGLIPNLPKGYVIGHEPMGVVEEVGPEVTKLKKGDRVVIPFNVACGECFYCTHHLESQCERANPYEDTGGFFGYSHTTGGYAGGQAEYLRVPFANFTSWRIPEDCEVEDEKLALIADAMSTAYWTADNAGIQEGDTVVVLGCGPVGLLTQKFAWLKGAARVIAVDYLAYRLEHAKRTNQVEVVNFEAQEDTGTYLNDLTKGGADVVIDCVGMDGKLSPVEVLESALKLQSGTLGAIEIAAEAVRRGGTIQITGVYGGRYNGFPLGHIMNRNVNIRSGQAPVIHYMPYMYELIASGKVDPGDVITHILPLDQASYGYEMFDSRSHGCIKVVLKP; this is encoded by the coding sequence ATGAAGGCGGTTACGTATCAAGGCATGAAGAATGTCGTTGTAGCTGAAGTTCCAGAACCGAAGATTGAGAAACCAGATGACATGATTATCAGGGTCACGACAACAGCCATCTGCGGATCGGATCTGCATCTCATCCACGGACTCATCCCGAACTTGCCCAAAGGTTACGTCATTGGCCACGAACCCATGGGGGTTGTCGAGGAGGTTGGACCTGAGGTTACGAAATTGAAAAAGGGGGACAGGGTCGTTATTCCCTTTAATGTCGCCTGCGGTGAGTGTTTCTACTGTACGCATCATCTTGAAAGCCAGTGCGAACGTGCAAATCCGTATGAAGACACGGGTGGTTTCTTCGGCTATTCGCACACGACTGGCGGCTATGCCGGTGGGCAGGCCGAGTATCTCCGAGTTCCCTTTGCAAACTTTACATCGTGGCGCATCCCGGAGGATTGTGAAGTTGAGGACGAAAAGTTGGCTCTCATCGCGGACGCGATGTCGACAGCGTATTGGACCGCTGACAACGCCGGAATTCAGGAAGGGGATACAGTAGTGGTCCTCGGGTGCGGACCGGTCGGCTTACTGACGCAGAAATTTGCATGGCTCAAAGGTGCAGCCAGGGTCATTGCAGTCGACTACCTCGCGTATCGTTTGGAACACGCAAAGCGGACAAATCAAGTTGAGGTCGTAAACTTCGAAGCTCAGGAGGACACCGGAACATACCTGAATGACCTGACCAAGGGCGGAGCCGATGTTGTGATTGATTGTGTCGGAATGGATGGCAAACTCAGCCCAGTCGAAGTGCTGGAAAGCGCCCTGAAGTTGCAGTCGGGGACGCTGGGGGCTATCGAAATAGCGGCGGAAGCTGTACGCAGAGGCGGCACGATTCAGATTACAGGCGTTTACGGCGGGAGGTACAACGGTTTTCCACTCGGGCACATCATGAACAGAAACGTAAACATTCGGTCTGGACAGGCACCGGTAATTCACTACATGCCGTATATGTATGAGTTGATTGCGTCAGGTAAGGTCGATCCCGGTGACGTTATCACCCACATTCTCCCGCTCGACCAGGCGAGCTACGGCTATGAGATGTTCGATTCGAGGTCGCACGGGTGCATCAAGGTTGTCTTAAAGCCGTAA
- a CDS encoding LacI family DNA-binding transcriptional regulator, giving the protein MPTMSDVAKKAGVSVMTVSRIISGTGSVKDSTRKRVLRAMEELNYVPKGLTKRVIQQQISTLMLIVPDITNSFFTFVARGMEDVARKHGYRVFLANTDESVHKEAEYIQMCLDFHADGVLIAPVGESSRDNLQLLQQNEIPFVLIDREVTDVRADVVKGDIVGASKSLVLHLLEKGHRRIGIVLGPEENSASRERLQGYQQALMSHGIEMDQALVQESTMMRDLDPKFVDRLLQLPAPPTAIFVSNMFQYAHAVKRLKELKLNVPEDISIVGFGNTDYLAAVDSPLTSAVQPAYSYGSLGTQLLVERIEGLREPPRKIHLQADIVYGESVSARHESSRH; this is encoded by the coding sequence ATGCCCACCATGTCTGATGTCGCCAAAAAGGCTGGCGTCTCTGTCATGACAGTCTCGCGGATTATTAGTGGGACTGGTTCTGTCAAAGATTCAACTCGAAAGCGCGTCCTACGCGCGATGGAAGAACTCAACTACGTCCCGAAAGGGTTAACAAAACGCGTCATTCAACAACAAATCAGCACGTTAATGCTGATTGTCCCAGATATTACAAATTCGTTTTTTACCTTTGTAGCACGCGGCATGGAGGACGTTGCAAGAAAGCATGGTTACCGCGTCTTTCTTGCCAACACCGATGAAAGTGTTCACAAAGAAGCAGAGTACATCCAAATGTGTCTTGACTTCCATGCAGACGGTGTGCTGATAGCCCCTGTGGGCGAATCCTCACGGGATAACCTGCAGCTCTTGCAGCAAAACGAGATTCCCTTTGTGCTCATCGACCGTGAAGTCACCGATGTCCGGGCTGATGTCGTGAAAGGTGACATCGTCGGCGCATCGAAGTCCCTCGTCCTGCACCTGCTCGAGAAAGGGCATCGGCGCATCGGCATCGTCCTCGGTCCAGAGGAAAACAGCGCAAGCCGGGAACGCCTTCAGGGTTACCAACAGGCGCTGATGAGTCATGGCATCGAGATGGACCAAGCTCTCGTACAGGAGTCAACCATGATGCGCGACCTCGATCCCAAGTTTGTCGACAGACTCCTGCAACTACCAGCCCCACCGACCGCCATTTTTGTTTCCAATATGTTTCAATATGCCCATGCTGTGAAACGCCTCAAGGAATTGAAATTGAACGTGCCCGAAGACATCAGCATCGTCGGTTTTGGCAATACCGACTACCTCGCTGCCGTCGACTCCCCGCTGACATCGGCAGTTCAGCCTGCGTACAGTTACGGATCGCTTGGAACGCAGTTGTTGGTGGAGCGCATCGAGGGTCTGCGCGAACCGCCGCGAAAAATTCACCTGCAAGCGGATATTGTGTACGGCGAGTCGGTGAGCGCACGGCACGAATCAAGTCGTCACTGA
- a CDS encoding sugar kinase, with amino-acid sequence MPHVHSGLAVPSKPVLTFGEPLAIFTHPGSDPLSSNRAFNLDFGGAELNTAIGLSRLGVPAWYAAGVGDDPFGQFILRELRAEGVDTHLVERTALCPTGTMFKLASGLHQDPSVHYYRSLSPMGSGQWQGESARQAIVSGQVGWVHASGITWMLSERTTMISDELIHLARDKNLPVSFDVNIRRKLASMDTWKTLVARLAPYITWMFLGDTEANALFGTDDDLEVFAALSDIGFAGDGLIVKCGEKGAVAVVNGTRIQVDAFPVRQVVDTVGAGDGFNAGWLAAHLRGWDMEAALRVASIVGAYAVTTPGDSSGYPSFEQVQSHLDGDEEVRR; translated from the coding sequence TTGCCACATGTACATTCAGGGTTAGCCGTTCCTTCAAAACCTGTTCTGACGTTTGGAGAGCCCCTCGCGATATTTACTCACCCGGGTTCAGACCCGCTTTCATCCAATCGTGCATTTAACCTTGATTTTGGAGGCGCCGAGTTAAATACGGCCATCGGATTGAGTCGACTGGGTGTTCCAGCGTGGTATGCGGCTGGGGTGGGGGATGATCCGTTTGGACAGTTTATCCTCCGCGAGTTACGTGCCGAAGGTGTGGATACACACCTCGTGGAACGGACGGCTCTTTGCCCGACCGGAACGATGTTTAAGCTGGCGAGTGGCTTGCACCAAGACCCATCCGTCCACTACTACCGCTCGTTATCGCCGATGGGGAGTGGGCAGTGGCAGGGCGAGTCTGCTCGGCAGGCAATTGTGTCCGGGCAAGTGGGGTGGGTTCATGCCAGCGGCATCACGTGGATGTTGTCAGAACGTACCACGATGATTTCTGACGAACTCATCCATCTGGCACGAGACAAGAACCTTCCTGTTTCATTTGACGTCAATATTCGCAGGAAACTTGCCTCTATGGATACTTGGAAGACACTTGTTGCAAGGTTAGCCCCGTACATTACGTGGATGTTCCTTGGCGATACAGAAGCGAATGCGCTGTTTGGTACGGATGATGATCTTGAGGTGTTTGCGGCGCTTTCAGACATTGGGTTTGCTGGTGATGGACTCATCGTCAAGTGCGGGGAGAAAGGCGCAGTTGCGGTTGTGAACGGAACACGCATCCAGGTGGATGCCTTTCCAGTGCGGCAGGTTGTCGATACGGTTGGGGCCGGTGATGGGTTTAACGCCGGCTGGTTAGCGGCTCACTTGAGAGGTTGGGACATGGAAGCGGCACTCCGAGTCGCGAGCATTGTCGGAGCGTATGCGGTGACCACTCCTGGTGATTCCAGTGGGTATCCCAGCTTTGAGCAAGTGCAGTCGCATTTAGACGGGGATGAAGAGGTGAGGCGGTAA
- a CDS encoding bifunctional 4-hydroxy-2-oxoglutarate aldolase/2-dehydro-3-deoxy-phosphogluconate aldolase — MIADLVESLREQRVVAVVRRMSASVFPAVLDALIDGGIRTIEVTMDGETAAEQITSAKRRHGDRVSIGAGTVLTIDQLHQAHAAGAEFFVCPHLDIRLMEASERLNAKLIPGVFTPTEIAQALRAGADMVKLFPAGTLGPAYIRNILGPFHELKIMATGGVSEKNMAEFFDAGVTAVGLGSNLFPQEDVDTNNWEAIRQRAKNICALAQTSESGG; from the coding sequence ATGATAGCAGATCTCGTTGAATCACTTAGAGAACAGCGAGTGGTCGCAGTCGTTCGCAGAATGAGTGCGTCAGTATTTCCAGCCGTGCTGGACGCTCTGATAGATGGGGGTATTCGCACGATTGAAGTAACCATGGACGGTGAGACGGCGGCGGAACAGATAACATCCGCCAAACGGCGCCATGGCGACAGGGTTTCCATTGGAGCAGGGACGGTCCTGACCATCGACCAACTCCATCAAGCCCACGCTGCGGGCGCGGAGTTCTTTGTCTGCCCGCACTTGGATATCCGATTGATGGAAGCGTCAGAACGCCTGAATGCCAAACTCATCCCAGGTGTCTTTACGCCTACCGAGATAGCCCAGGCCCTTCGTGCAGGTGCAGACATGGTTAAGCTTTTTCCGGCCGGCACACTTGGACCTGCATACATCCGCAACATCCTCGGGCCGTTCCATGAGCTCAAGATAATGGCGACGGGTGGAGTCAGCGAAAAGAACATGGCCGAGTTCTTTGACGCAGGGGTCACGGCCGTCGGGCTTGGCAGCAACCTGTTTCCACAAGAAGATGTAGACACGAACAACTGGGAAGCGATTCGACAGCGCGCGAAGAACATTTGCGCCCTTGCACAGACGAGCGAGTCAGGAGGCTGA
- a CDS encoding altronate dehydratase: MPTTYETTTVLELHCDDNVGVALADLMPGDVIKVRGGEITVTDTIPTGHKMALTDIAQGQNVVKYGYPIGHVVTPVVRGGWVHSHNLKTNLSGKLDYEYRPSVEAAALATTPTTSDSALSTEFLGYVRDNGDVGIRNDIWIINTVGCINKVAERLADMANKQFQGDGIDGVFSFAHPYGCSQLGDDLKQTQKALAGLVRHPNAAGVLVLGLGCENNRIGDFSQVVGDVFDKRVKYLAVQGVEDEFEAGLELIHQLVDYARTFKRELVPVSKLKIGLKCGGSDGFSGITANPLVGAVSDLVVAGGGTALLTEVPEMFGAESILMNRAKDEATFHKVVHLIDDFKDYYTRHNQVIYENPSPGNKDGGITTLEEKSLGCTQKGGLSTVVDVLPYAEPAQERGLNLVQAPGNDMVSVTALIAGGAHVVLFTTGRGTPLGGVVPTLKISTNTALYERKRRWIDLDAGRLLSGTPMQALARELYEMVVDVASGKVYAHNEQNGFREIAIFKDGVTL; the protein is encoded by the coding sequence ATGCCGACAACATACGAAACGACAACAGTACTCGAGCTTCATTGTGACGACAACGTCGGTGTCGCCTTGGCCGACCTTATGCCTGGTGATGTCATCAAGGTGCGCGGCGGGGAAATTACGGTTACTGACACGATACCAACGGGGCACAAGATGGCTCTTACGGATATCGCGCAGGGCCAAAACGTCGTGAAATACGGTTATCCAATCGGGCATGTTGTAACGCCTGTCGTGCGCGGGGGATGGGTCCACTCCCACAACCTGAAAACAAACCTTTCGGGGAAGCTGGACTACGAGTATCGCCCAAGTGTGGAGGCTGCTGCGCTTGCAACGACTCCCACAACTTCCGACAGCGCGCTTTCGACGGAGTTTCTCGGTTACGTGCGTGACAACGGCGACGTCGGTATCCGCAACGACATCTGGATTATTAACACAGTCGGATGCATCAACAAAGTGGCTGAGCGGTTGGCCGACATGGCGAACAAGCAGTTTCAGGGCGACGGCATTGACGGGGTGTTTAGCTTCGCTCACCCCTACGGTTGTTCGCAACTCGGGGATGATCTCAAGCAAACGCAAAAGGCCTTAGCGGGACTTGTGCGCCATCCCAACGCAGCGGGCGTTCTCGTGCTCGGGCTTGGCTGTGAGAACAACCGGATCGGCGACTTCTCTCAAGTCGTTGGCGACGTCTTCGACAAACGGGTCAAGTATTTGGCTGTCCAAGGAGTCGAGGATGAGTTTGAAGCCGGTCTTGAGCTCATTCATCAACTCGTCGACTATGCGCGAACGTTCAAGCGCGAGCTGGTCCCTGTTTCGAAGTTGAAAATTGGGCTCAAATGCGGGGGCTCAGACGGATTTTCCGGCATTACGGCAAATCCGCTTGTTGGTGCGGTGTCGGACTTGGTGGTAGCAGGCGGCGGCACCGCGCTTTTGACCGAGGTACCGGAGATGTTCGGGGCAGAAAGCATCCTCATGAACCGAGCCAAAGATGAGGCCACTTTTCATAAGGTCGTTCATCTCATTGATGACTTTAAGGACTACTACACAAGACACAATCAGGTCATTTATGAGAACCCTTCACCTGGCAATAAAGATGGGGGCATTACCACTCTCGAAGAGAAATCGCTTGGATGTACGCAAAAGGGTGGACTGAGCACGGTCGTCGATGTCCTGCCTTACGCAGAACCGGCGCAGGAGCGCGGGCTAAACCTCGTGCAGGCCCCCGGCAACGACATGGTCTCCGTCACGGCCCTGATTGCCGGCGGAGCCCATGTGGTACTGTTCACGACCGGTCGCGGCACACCACTGGGGGGAGTGGTACCGACCCTGAAGATCTCGACGAACACCGCCTTGTATGAACGCAAACGGCGCTGGATAGACCTTGATGCCGGTCGCCTCCTCAGCGGCACACCGATGCAGGCACTGGCACGTGAACTGTATGAAATGGTTGTCGATGTTGCCTCCGGTAAAGTGTACGCACACAACGAGCAAAACGGGTTTCGGGAAATCGCTATCTTCAAGGACGGGGTCACGCTGTAA
- a CDS encoding tagaturonate reductase: protein MKLSSSIMTSQEAGASHTERILQLGDGIFLRGFVDWLIHQLNQQASYEGQVVVVKPRKDNPERVVRLNQQDGRFTVWIRGLEDGQAVSRKEVVDAVARVLNPYENWNDFLACARRPEMDIFVSNTTEAGLAYTEEPRPNGRCPESFPAKLTEYLYARYQAFAGNPDKGIDIVPCELVEDNGTKLQDFVLRHVDKWGLPEEFAAWVKNHNYFYNTLVDSIVTSFSSVDKDVLAREFPCEDEFGVIREPFYLWVLSGPRRLATKWPFVETGFNVKFVPDVAPFRLIKVRILNGAHTALAGLSFLSQIQTVKEAVTHPVVGAFIRRLVDEEILPTLGKYDVPPEEVHSFAASVMERFSNPFLHHQVVSLQLNALSKIKSRLLPTLYDAIDDTNAVPPLLAMAIAGQLLFYRNADETDKQWEIHDNPAHVDAVTRAWNCEGQSEVDDDALHRAVIAILRLTEVWGTDLSTIEGLAELLVKDIQQIRRLGVLGAISELMSQGP, encoded by the coding sequence GTGAAACTCAGTTCATCAATCATGACATCACAGGAAGCAGGTGCGTCCCATACTGAGCGAATTTTGCAGCTCGGTGACGGCATTTTCCTGCGCGGCTTCGTAGATTGGCTGATTCATCAGCTCAATCAACAAGCGTCCTACGAGGGGCAAGTGGTTGTTGTCAAACCTCGAAAAGACAATCCAGAGCGTGTTGTCCGTTTGAATCAGCAAGACGGTCGCTTCACGGTGTGGATCCGCGGTCTCGAAGATGGCCAAGCGGTGAGCCGCAAGGAAGTCGTCGACGCCGTAGCACGTGTCCTGAACCCTTATGAAAACTGGAATGACTTTCTCGCTTGTGCCAGACGTCCGGAGATGGACATCTTTGTTTCCAACACCACGGAGGCGGGGCTGGCCTATACCGAAGAACCGCGTCCAAACGGTCGTTGTCCGGAGTCATTTCCGGCGAAACTTACCGAATACCTGTACGCCCGCTATCAAGCGTTTGCAGGAAACCCGGACAAGGGCATCGATATCGTGCCGTGCGAATTGGTGGAAGACAACGGAACGAAGCTCCAAGACTTTGTACTTCGGCACGTTGACAAATGGGGCTTGCCCGAGGAGTTTGCGGCTTGGGTCAAGAACCACAATTACTTCTACAACACCCTTGTAGACAGCATCGTCACGAGTTTCTCCAGTGTTGACAAAGACGTGCTTGCGCGCGAGTTTCCCTGCGAGGACGAGTTTGGCGTCATCCGTGAACCGTTTTACCTATGGGTCCTCTCCGGGCCCCGTCGCTTGGCCACCAAATGGCCCTTTGTCGAGACCGGGTTCAACGTCAAATTCGTGCCTGATGTCGCGCCGTTTCGGCTGATTAAAGTCAGAATTCTTAACGGTGCCCACACGGCCCTGGCGGGGCTCTCGTTTCTCTCGCAAATTCAGACAGTGAAAGAAGCTGTGACGCATCCGGTGGTCGGTGCGTTTATTCGTCGCCTCGTCGATGAAGAAATTCTGCCGACCCTCGGTAAATACGACGTCCCGCCAGAAGAAGTGCACTCATTCGCAGCATCCGTCATGGAACGCTTTTCAAACCCATTCTTGCATCATCAAGTGGTGTCGCTGCAGTTGAACGCGTTGTCAAAAATTAAGTCTCGTTTGCTGCCAACACTCTACGACGCCATCGACGACACCAACGCCGTTCCGCCGCTTCTGGCGATGGCTATAGCCGGCCAGCTCTTGTTCTACCGCAATGCCGACGAAACAGACAAACAGTGGGAGATTCATGACAATCCCGCTCATGTCGACGCTGTGACGCGCGCCTGGAACTGCGAAGGTCAGTCAGAGGTGGATGATGACGCTCTGCATCGTGCCGTCATCGCCATCCTCCGCCTCACCGAAGTCTGGGGGACGGATTTGTCGACCATCGAAGGTCTAGCTGAGCTGCTCGTCAAGGATATTCAGCAGATTCGCCGTCTCGGTGTCCTTGGAGCCATATCTGAATTGATGTCACAGGGTCCCTAG
- the iolB gene encoding 5-deoxy-glucuronate isomerase — MFLVRDEHAKGYKEVVGKDNGELRLLSFGTLNLGAGETYEGTTGNEEKVFILLGGNVIVEVAGKTFSGSRKNVFEEKATAFYLPMGSSYTVKNTGDAELRSAICGTPAPTQYEPFAVEPDEVWDRVVGKNNWHRSVHDIVVKNAEGKVHRIIVGETFNDPGNWSSFPPHKHDSYEPGVEAQMEEVYYYQLNPVDGFGLQSIYTKDGSIDETFRVKNGDTFLIPRGYHPVCAAGGYQLYYLWMMAGEIDRVMIPHDDDDYAWVKES, encoded by the coding sequence ATGTTCTTGGTCCGTGATGAACATGCAAAGGGGTACAAAGAAGTCGTTGGCAAGGATAATGGTGAGTTGCGGCTACTCAGTTTCGGCACCCTCAATCTCGGAGCAGGAGAGACCTACGAAGGCACAACAGGCAACGAGGAGAAGGTTTTTATCCTCCTTGGCGGCAACGTGATAGTGGAGGTGGCGGGGAAGACCTTTAGCGGATCGCGCAAAAACGTATTTGAGGAGAAAGCAACCGCGTTTTACCTGCCAATGGGTTCCTCATATACCGTCAAAAACACCGGCGACGCAGAACTGCGGTCAGCGATTTGCGGGACGCCTGCTCCAACCCAATACGAGCCTTTTGCAGTCGAGCCGGACGAGGTTTGGGACCGCGTGGTCGGGAAGAACAACTGGCACCGATCTGTCCACGATATCGTCGTAAAAAATGCGGAAGGCAAGGTTCATCGCATCATTGTCGGCGAAACTTTCAACGACCCAGGGAACTGGTCGAGTTTCCCGCCGCATAAGCACGACAGTTACGAGCCGGGTGTCGAGGCTCAAATGGAAGAGGTTTATTACTATCAACTCAATCCAGTCGACGGTTTCGGCCTGCAATCCATCTACACCAAGGACGGCAGTATTGATGAGACCTTCCGCGTCAAAAACGGAGACACGTTCCTCATCCCGCGCGGATATCACCCAGTTTGCGCCGCTGGTGGATATCAACTCTACTATCTGTGGATGATGGCTGGTGAGATTGATAGAGTAATGATTCCGCACGATGATGACGATTACGCATGGGTGAAGGAGTCCTGA
- a CDS encoding M24 family metallopeptidase, which translates to MTLGSHRERIAKVRELLHRRNLHGIVLTEGPNVAWLFGGRYHINVVTEAACAAVYVSLNRVEALVNNIEAKRIEMEEGLLVDETHVHPWHDEAARQATMQSWLTEPGVVSDASLRDELRELRTVLEPDRVLAARGIGRLLAEALEETCLQAQEGESEFSVAARLSEACLRRGIEPIVNLVGNERRAQEFRHLLPTPQRIHQYAIVSVGGRKEGMVFSATRMFHFGPVPLELMQRYQSVLRVEAAFLLASRDGETTGGAFRRGIEQYAREGYADEWQLHHQGGIAGYQSREIRAVAESSWKLRQNVLLAWNPSIRGVKAEETAVVTDGGVEILTRTRTQGFPLTTVTVDGSAMELPNILVL; encoded by the coding sequence GTGACACTTGGTAGCCACCGCGAACGGATCGCCAAGGTCCGTGAACTCCTCCATAGGCGGAATCTACACGGTATCGTGCTCACAGAGGGGCCGAACGTCGCTTGGTTGTTCGGCGGGCGTTATCACATTAACGTTGTCACAGAAGCCGCCTGTGCCGCTGTTTATGTGTCTCTGAATCGCGTCGAAGCCCTGGTAAACAACATCGAGGCGAAACGCATTGAGATGGAAGAAGGACTTCTCGTCGATGAAACGCATGTGCACCCATGGCATGATGAAGCAGCCAGACAGGCAACGATGCAGTCTTGGCTCACTGAGCCAGGAGTTGTGAGCGATGCATCGCTCAGAGACGAGTTGCGTGAACTGCGGACAGTCCTTGAACCAGATAGGGTATTGGCAGCCCGGGGCATTGGCCGATTGCTTGCTGAAGCACTTGAAGAAACCTGCTTGCAGGCGCAAGAGGGCGAGAGTGAGTTTTCTGTCGCTGCGCGGCTGTCTGAGGCGTGTCTGAGGCGCGGCATTGAGCCAATTGTGAACCTAGTTGGAAATGAACGGCGAGCGCAGGAGTTTCGACACCTCTTGCCAACCCCTCAGCGTATCCATCAGTACGCAATTGTGTCTGTTGGTGGACGCAAGGAAGGTATGGTGTTTTCGGCTACAAGGATGTTTCACTTTGGGCCAGTACCGCTCGAGTTGATGCAGAGGTATCAATCCGTGCTGCGGGTTGAAGCGGCGTTTTTGCTGGCCTCGCGTGACGGAGAGACCACCGGCGGTGCGTTTCGACGGGGAATAGAGCAGTATGCGCGGGAAGGGTATGCTGACGAGTGGCAACTTCATCACCAGGGGGGCATCGCGGGCTACCAGTCGCGCGAGATTCGCGCCGTCGCAGAGTCGAGTTGGAAGCTGCGGCAAAACGTGCTCCTGGCCTGGAATCCGAGTATTCGAGGCGTGAAGGCAGAAGAGACCGCAGTCGTGACGGATGGGGGCGTGGAGATTCTGACCCGGACCCGGACGCAAGGTTTTCCTCTCACCACGGTCACTGTGGATGGGAGTGCGATGGAACTACCCAATATTCTCGTGTTGTAG
- a CDS encoding SCO family protein, protein MTKRKWWNLTFYGTISIIGLGVIGGLVYMWREGAGTLPVSGQAPAFTATNVNGQTVSLNDLQGKVVLMTWYYTHCTDECPLTMYRFEQVQQQLEKQGVFGKNVVLIAMTLDPNRDTIPVIRQYGQHFHANLSGWYFLRTNEAQTLKILNAWGIQAKPSTDKEFIEHTSKTVLIDEYGNIRAEYNTANLNPQTITSNIDSLVSRMKWRL, encoded by the coding sequence TTGACAAAACGAAAATGGTGGAACCTCACGTTTTATGGGACGATTTCTATCATTGGCCTTGGCGTCATCGGGGGTCTTGTCTATATGTGGAGAGAAGGGGCAGGTACGCTTCCTGTCTCCGGCCAAGCTCCGGCCTTCACAGCGACAAACGTGAACGGACAAACTGTATCGTTGAACGACCTTCAGGGCAAGGTGGTCCTCATGACGTGGTATTACACCCACTGCACAGACGAGTGTCCACTAACCATGTATCGGTTTGAGCAGGTCCAGCAGCAGTTGGAGAAGCAAGGTGTGTTCGGTAAGAACGTTGTCTTGATTGCCATGACGCTCGATCCAAACCGTGACACCATCCCCGTCATACGACAATACGGCCAACACTTTCACGCCAATTTGTCCGGATGGTATTTCCTTCGCACCAATGAAGCACAGACGTTAAAAATCCTCAATGCCTGGGGCATTCAAGCCAAGCCCAGTACAGACAAGGAATTCATTGAGCATACCTCAAAGACCGTGCTCATTGATGAGTACGGAAACATCCGCGCTGAGTACAACACTGCCAACCTGAATCCGCAGACAATCACGTCGAATATTGATAGTCTCGTATCACGGATGAAATGGCGGCTGTAG